A genomic region of Azoarcus sp. KH32C contains the following coding sequences:
- the nifV gene encoding homocitrate synthase, giving the protein MVMINDTTLRDGEQTAGVAFTADEKLAIAQALVAAGVREMEIGVPAMGEAEREVIRAIVALKLPARLMVWCRLCVPDLDAAAACGADIVHLALPVSDQQILKKLGRDRDWALKQLRETVAVARERGLTVSIGGEDASRADPDFLCRVLEVAQAAGAVRFRYADTLGVLDPFTTFEAIARLRAASDLDVEMHAHDDLGLATANTLAAVRAGATHISTTVNGLGERAGNAALEEAVMALRHLHGIDIGIDSRQLPVISELVAEASGRPVAANKPIVGGWVFTHEAGIHVDGLVKDASNYQSFDPAEVGRSHRLVLGKHSGAAAVVNACRELGIAVDAECARLILERVRDFAIRTKRNPDIRDLMRFHRECQAPNSEGAVQ; this is encoded by the coding sequence ATGGTCATGATCAACGATACGACGCTGCGCGACGGCGAGCAGACCGCCGGGGTCGCGTTCACGGCGGACGAGAAGCTGGCGATCGCCCAAGCCCTGGTGGCTGCCGGAGTGCGCGAGATGGAGATCGGCGTGCCGGCGATGGGCGAGGCTGAGCGCGAGGTGATCCGCGCAATCGTTGCTTTGAAGTTGCCGGCTCGGCTGATGGTGTGGTGCCGCTTGTGCGTGCCGGATCTCGACGCCGCGGCCGCTTGCGGCGCGGACATCGTCCATCTGGCGCTGCCGGTGTCGGATCAGCAGATCCTGAAGAAGCTCGGGCGAGACCGCGACTGGGCGCTCAAGCAGTTGCGCGAGACGGTGGCCGTGGCGCGTGAGCGCGGGCTCACGGTGTCGATCGGCGGCGAGGATGCGTCGCGGGCGGATCCGGACTTTCTGTGCCGGGTGCTGGAGGTCGCGCAGGCAGCCGGTGCAGTGCGTTTTCGCTACGCGGACACCTTGGGTGTGCTCGATCCTTTCACGACCTTCGAGGCAATCGCACGACTGCGCGCGGCGAGCGACCTCGACGTCGAGATGCACGCCCACGACGACTTGGGCCTGGCGACGGCCAACACGCTCGCGGCGGTGCGGGCCGGTGCGACGCACATCAGCACGACCGTCAACGGACTCGGCGAGCGGGCCGGCAACGCGGCGCTCGAGGAGGCGGTGATGGCCTTGCGCCATCTGCATGGGATCGACATCGGCATCGACTCACGCCAGTTGCCGGTAATCTCGGAGTTGGTCGCGGAGGCCTCTGGGCGGCCGGTGGCGGCGAACAAGCCGATCGTCGGCGGCTGGGTGTTTACGCACGAGGCGGGCATCCATGTGGACGGCCTGGTCAAGGACGCCAGCAACTACCAGAGTTTCGATCCGGCCGAAGTCGGCAGGAGTCATCGCTTGGTGCTGGGGAAGCATTCCGGCGCTGCGGCGGTGGTCAACGCGTGCCGTGAACTGGGCATCGCCGTCGATGCGGAATGCGCGCGTCTGATCCTCGAACGTGTGCGTGACTTCGCGATCCGTACCAAACGCAATCCCGATATCCGCGACCTGATGCGATTCCATCGCGAGTGTCAGGCGCCCAATTCCGAAGGAGCCGTGCAATGA
- the nifW gene encoding nitrogenase stabilizing/protective protein NifW encodes MSALIDDMKALESAEDFFAYFSVPYDAAVVHVSRLHILKRFYQYLAQRGGLEGLPAAEAQTACREMLARAYEDFVASCGVEQKVFKVFQTARGEHRVAVGGLRRAAG; translated from the coding sequence ATGAGCGCGCTGATCGACGACATGAAGGCGCTCGAGAGCGCCGAAGACTTTTTCGCGTATTTCTCTGTGCCCTATGATGCGGCGGTCGTGCATGTGAGTCGTCTGCACATCCTGAAGCGCTTCTACCAGTACCTCGCGCAGCGGGGTGGCCTGGAGGGCTTGCCGGCGGCCGAGGCACAGACGGCGTGCCGTGAGATGCTGGCGCGGGCGTACGAGGATTTCGTGGCGTCCTGCGGCGTCGAGCAGAAGGTGTTCAAGGTGTTCCAGACCGCGCGCGGCGAGCATCGCGTGGCGGTCGGTGGGCTGCGACGGGCAGCCGGCTGA
- a CDS encoding protocatechuate 3,4-dioxygenase: MDQRAQYNYLRRRLARGLVGLPLLPLAGGVATPHPAHAAIRPTPEDDLGPFYPPDWSGDIDGDLTRLASNSNAPAEGKRLRVSGVVRDTGGRPIVGATVEIWQADAHGRYRHPGVDPRSRDPAFQGYGRVLTDAQGRYAFLTILPGNYGTRPPHIHFRVARPGHPEFVTQMYFRGNNREGNGYTPPEREALTIDLVGQEDAGQITLAARFDLTLAGA; this comes from the coding sequence ATGGATCAGCGCGCGCAGTACAACTACTTGCGCCGGCGGCTCGCCCGCGGACTCGTCGGCCTGCCGCTGCTGCCCCTTGCGGGCGGTGTGGCGACGCCGCATCCGGCGCATGCCGCAATTCGGCCGACCCCCGAGGACGATCTCGGCCCCTTCTACCCTCCCGATTGGAGCGGCGACATCGACGGCGATCTGACCCGGCTTGCCAGCAACTCGAACGCGCCCGCCGAAGGCAAGCGCCTGCGCGTCAGCGGCGTGGTTCGCGACACCGGCGGCCGACCTATCGTCGGCGCCACAGTCGAGATTTGGCAGGCGGACGCACACGGTCGCTATCGCCATCCCGGCGTCGATCCGCGCTCCCGCGACCCCGCATTCCAAGGCTACGGCCGGGTACTGACGGATGCGCAAGGCCGCTACGCCTTCCTCACCATCCTGCCCGGCAATTACGGAACGCGCCCTCCGCATATCCATTTCCGCGTCGCCCGCCCGGGGCACCCGGAATTCGTCACCCAGATGTACTTCCGCGGCAACAACCGCGAGGGCAACGGCTACACGCCGCCCGAGCGCGAAGCGCTGACGATCGACCTCGTCGGACAGGAAGACGCCGGCCAGATCACCCTCGCGGCACGCTTCGACCTCACGCTTGCCGGCGCCTGA
- a CDS encoding NifB/NifX family molybdenum-iron cluster-binding protein — MKIAIATDDFAQVSGHAGQARQWLLYDCQPGGSVPAAQRVELERRQVFHHWESEAQHPLDAVEIIVARSAGDGFLRRMQKRGVNVLLTSETDADQALHKVLAGEALPDPRWDVSLLLCKLRDLFSRH; from the coding sequence ATGAAAATCGCCATCGCCACCGACGACTTCGCCCAGGTCTCAGGTCACGCCGGCCAAGCGCGCCAATGGCTGCTCTATGACTGCCAACCAGGCGGGTCCGTGCCGGCAGCCCAACGCGTCGAGCTCGAACGCCGCCAAGTCTTTCATCACTGGGAATCCGAGGCGCAACATCCGCTCGACGCCGTCGAGATCATCGTCGCCCGCAGCGCCGGCGACGGCTTCCTGCGGCGCATGCAGAAGCGCGGGGTGAACGTATTGCTCACGAGCGAAACCGACGCCGACCAGGCACTGCACAAAGTCCTCGCCGGCGAAGCGCTGCCCGACCCGCGCTGGGACGTGTCGCTGCTGCTGTGCAAGCTGCGCGATCTCTTCTCGCGCCACTGA
- a CDS encoding nitrogen fixation protein NifQ, with the protein MRPAAAYLAMIDARWKPGGSMAEPGERHDEYQDVRCLLLDGAVERSNDLVALAECIARACMGEDHLWHDLGLPSRAELSSLLHEHFSRLALLNVHGMRWKKFFYKQLCEQAGIKVCRAPSCGVCAHYGECFGNEEKPLFGVAVAA; encoded by the coding sequence ATGCGCCCCGCTGCCGCCTATCTCGCGATGATCGACGCGCGCTGGAAGCCCGGCGGCAGCATGGCCGAGCCGGGCGAGCGCCACGACGAATACCAGGACGTGCGCTGCCTGCTGCTCGACGGCGCGGTCGAACGCAGCAACGACCTCGTCGCGCTCGCCGAATGTATCGCGCGCGCCTGCATGGGCGAGGACCACCTGTGGCACGACCTCGGCCTGCCCTCGCGCGCGGAACTGTCCAGCCTGCTGCATGAACACTTCAGCCGCCTCGCGTTGCTCAACGTCCATGGCATGCGCTGGAAGAAGTTCTTCTACAAGCAACTGTGCGAACAAGCCGGCATCAAGGTCTGCCGCGCGCCGTCCTGCGGCGTGTGCGCGCATTACGGCGAATGCTTCGGCAACGAGGAAAAACCGCTGTTCGGCGTTGCTGTCGCGGCGTAA
- the fdxB gene encoding ferredoxin III, nif-specific, translated as MAYFTVTLPSGVAWTPNFIAAINQEKCIGCGRCFKTCAREVLQLMAVDDEGEMFAIEDEDDDEYEKKVMHVAHPENCVGCESCNNNCTRRCISYAPKEM; from the coding sequence ATGGCTTACTTCACCGTCACCCTGCCCTCCGGCGTCGCCTGGACGCCCAATTTCATCGCTGCGATCAACCAGGAAAAGTGCATCGGCTGCGGACGCTGCTTCAAGACCTGTGCGCGCGAAGTGCTGCAACTGATGGCCGTCGACGACGAGGGCGAGATGTTCGCGATCGAAGACGAGGACGACGACGAATACGAAAAGAAGGTGATGCACGTCGCGCACCCGGAGAACTGCGTCGGCTGCGAATCGTGCAACAACAACTGTACGCGGCGCTGCATCTCTTACGCGCCGAAGGAGATGTGA
- a CDS encoding CCE_0567 family metalloprotein, producing MTPDELKASVKKLNAQATQAKMDLHDLSEELPIGWERIPEQAQKTFDAYAKLAEARKQLAAAG from the coding sequence ATGACCCCAGACGAACTCAAGGCGTCAGTGAAGAAACTCAACGCCCAGGCGACCCAGGCCAAGATGGACCTGCACGACCTTTCCGAGGAACTGCCCATCGGCTGGGAGCGCATTCCCGAGCAGGCGCAGAAGACCTTCGACGCCTACGCGAAGCTCGCCGAGGCGCGCAAACAGCTCGCCGCCGCGGGCTGA
- a CDS encoding NifX-associated nitrogen fixation protein, with amino-acid sequence MSETLAPDASAIIAASPFLGELVKMMRAQDIYGSWDGKTDAEVLAPFVVDKAARKLIPIIDDPDPEVLWRLELFYNAIGIAIERRTSFIASPMIKINHEGFGRAILSAGRLIVYSKYHRDVHRFGFDTLQALGEAGDRIIEDAAAMVARFPDVANFG; translated from the coding sequence ATGTCTGAGACCCTGGCTCCCGACGCCTCCGCGATCATCGCCGCATCGCCCTTCCTGGGCGAACTCGTCAAGATGATGCGCGCCCAGGACATTTACGGCAGCTGGGACGGCAAGACCGACGCCGAAGTGCTCGCCCCCTTCGTCGTCGACAAGGCCGCGCGCAAGCTGATCCCGATCATCGACGACCCGGATCCCGAAGTGCTGTGGCGGCTCGAGCTGTTCTACAACGCCATCGGCATCGCCATCGAACGCCGCACGAGCTTCATCGCCTCGCCAATGATCAAGATCAACCACGAAGGCTTCGGCCGGGCGATCCTCTCCGCGGGCCGGCTGATCGTCTACTCGAAATACCACCGCGACGTGCACCGCTTCGGCTTCGACACGCTGCAGGCGCTGGGCGAAGCCGGCGACCGCATCATCGAGGACGCCGCCGCGATGGTCGCGCGCTTTCCCGACGTCGCGAACTTCGGCTGA
- the nifX gene encoding nitrogen fixation protein NifX, whose amino-acid sequence MKVAFATENLIDVDAHFGWAKKIAIYEVQPDSSRLVEVVEFAGDLAEDGTEDKLLPKLDAVRDCAMLYVAAIGGSAAAKVVNLRVHPVKVPTPQAIATIIERLQEVLKGTPPPWLRKVLMKGKERNFDFDVESEAEHV is encoded by the coding sequence ATGAAAGTCGCCTTTGCAACCGAAAACCTGATCGACGTCGATGCCCATTTCGGCTGGGCCAAGAAGATCGCGATCTACGAAGTGCAGCCGGACTCGAGCCGGCTCGTGGAAGTCGTCGAGTTCGCCGGCGATCTCGCCGAGGACGGTACCGAGGACAAGCTCCTGCCCAAGCTCGACGCGGTGCGCGACTGCGCGATGCTGTACGTGGCCGCGATCGGCGGTTCGGCCGCAGCGAAGGTGGTGAACCTGCGCGTGCATCCGGTGAAAGTCCCGACCCCGCAGGCCATCGCGACGATCATCGAACGCCTGCAGGAAGTCCTCAAGGGCACGCCGCCGCCGTGGCTGCGCAAGGTGCTGATGAAGGGCAAGGAACGCAACTTCGACTTTGATGTGGAGAGCGAGGCCGAACATGTCTGA